From the Conger conger chromosome 13, fConCon1.1, whole genome shotgun sequence genome, the window gcagcattGATGCCTGTACAtggaacatgactggggcacggaagtttggtggttcaagccccagtttaACCACAATTGTTTTACTAAGAAGTTGAACCCGCTGAAGGAACCCGCTGAAGCCAAATAACACGTGAAAGTCTAAAATTTAGTTCAAGGCTTTTACTTGGCCAATAAgaaaaactcaaacaaaacataGTCTAACCAGCTAGACGGAACTAAGCAGAACAAACTAAACAGAGACATGACTCTAGAACTAACTGAAAGCTAGCCCTCAAAGCACACAGTGACACAATGCCTCCATAAATATTGAAGAACAAGcaatgaaacacaaaatggcagggTTTAAATACTCTCAGTTATTAGTCCCAGAATGAGGCTCAGGTGTGGGGCAGACTTCCTCTCTGGTGTACTCCCCAGAGTGAGCCGTGTCCTGATGCCCCCTGTCTTCCAGGAGGCTGCATGAcaacgataagatccgcacacctGTTGgacgcttgagcaaggcccttaaccacacattgctcctggggggattgtcccctgcttagtctaatcggctgtaaattgctttggataaaaacatcagctaaataacaaattaattgtAAATATCCTCCATGAAGGACTCTCAAACTGCATAACACCCAACCCCAAGGTCATTATCCCGCTTATACAATGGCTTACTAACAAACAACATAATTCTCATATTAACATTTGTTTGATATGTGACTGTATTAACATTACTTAACAAAATATTTCTATAGTACGTCAATTAAGTATTACAGAAAAGATCCCAAATCCTATAACACTTAGCAACAATGGGTTTTTGTAGTCCCTTGCTGTTGTCCCTTGCTCAATTGGATTAGATAAACAAGCTTTATGCTAGGACCACTGTCCCTCACGTTACCAAATTAGCATTAAGATTGGTTTCAGATCAAACTTGTCTCACGGCATTGTCTCCACttgtgagaacagcagtttagatgcttatcagcctcttctttgcaaagcagggcaaatAAAACTCCAGAATCCCCCTCAGCATGCTGACAACCCTGACCTCACCACAGACtcaaacaataaaatacatattctaTCAATCGTTGATGCCATTTGtctatgtcaaaaaatcatgtttcaatagaagaagaaaaatagacAATTCAGAAGCTATATTTCTGGAAACAAATATCCGACCTATATCCCCATATATGACGGTTTTCTGACAaacgttgaagtttatttctTTACCCGTTCAGCCCTTTTCGATAAAACCATCTATTTGCCGGGACTATAACTAAAGGAATGTTGTCTTGAACTAATTGTTATTGTTGTCTTATAAAGtgcaattttaaatgtgatgcaggttggttagaaaaCATTAGGGTTACTCATCTTTTTTGCAGAgttttttggacactttgggcatgctttataaaaacatagtctcatatatgtgaataaaacacaggtggaggttaattttctttatattttgcaTCAGAAAATCTGTTTTGATAGAAAAACAAgcttctgatcattcatgtgtcggGACAAAAGAATATGCAAAAGTGTTGTACTtgaagagatttggggacacttgaggacatcagttgtcacaagttgacatcaagtttgtgcagaaatataaagtagttctgtgTTGATCCTTCACATTGAAATTGAGgtgttcagtgctaaactataaaaacatttgtaattgttttttaatttagtgtgtacatgctctgacataagtTTGTTCTGTCacaaattaaagaaaatacCATTCAGCTATTTAAGTCCTCAAACGTGTGTGTTGAGATACTGACACTTTTATGTCCTATTAAAAGTATATTCTAttggactagtacaaaatatgtggaaattgccctctaggaaGGGGCAAAGATCAAGGGTTAAAATACCAATGCCAGATTATCTAAAGGATCGAGAATGTTTGTAGATTGAACATATAATGTAAATACTTTGCTTTGAGGCTGTTAAGGGATTTGTaaaccaataaaataattttaaaatcagTTATGGAGCAAACAGGAAGCCAGCTGAATGACATGGTCTAATATGTTCATTCCTGGTTTCTGTTAGAACCCATGCTGCTGCAATTTGTATGAGCTGCAGATGATCAATCATTTGCTTTGAAAGAGCTGAGGCAATAATTTAGCCAAgaatttctgtttttatctCTGTTGAGTTGTAAACAGTTGTGGGAAATCTATAAGGTTGGATGGATTAAGAAACTCGGAGGTCCCAAGTCATCAGGGAATTTTGCTATCATCAGAAtacttgtgaaaatgaatgttatACTTTCACATGGGCCCAACACTGGAATGAATGGTGAACTTCCACATTGACTGGAGAGGGATGTGTCAAAAATGGAATGAGCCAATCAAAATAGATTTGGCTGTTAATAATAGTTCAGCTCTATTACTGTCTAATGATTATGAACTATCATTTTCATTATCAGTTTTAATGATTGATAATGAAAATTAGTGACCAGTGAGAAAATCAAGGAAAGGTTTATTTAACATTGCTAACTTAAATCAAATATCAATTTAGGTTAAAAACAGAGATTAAGGTGCAATAgtcacagatacagtatattaaaacaATGTACCAAAAACTATGAGTGAACACAAACTTCATGTTGGTGATAGTGGAGAATAATGGGTACTGGGCTTACTACAGCAATGTTGTTGGTGTGATTCCCAGGTAGTTCACTGTCATCATTGGGATCTGTATAAATGAATTACTTAATTAAGCGATTTGTGTATTACATTGCCTGCAAAATGCTAAAATGGATGGGACTACTTCATTACTGACAGTAGAATTAACTTATTTTTACAAGTAATGAAGAGATTGAAAATCTGAACCCTGATGGCTTGAATGCTAATTCCATATATAACAGGATTAAACAATGGGGGAAATACCAGAAAGTAAAGGGACATGAATATGCGAGCTTTATAAGGTACATGATCCATGTTGAGACGACTCTGGACAACTTCAAAAAAGCATCCCACTGCATAGTTAATGACAGCCAGTAAGTGTGGAGTGCATGTTTGAATAGCTTTCATCTGAGAATCTCTAGAAGCAAACAGGCAGACTTTGAGTATTTGTGCATATGAAAACAGTATCAAGAGGAACTGCAgggtaattaaaaaaacagctaCAATAAGACCAACTATGCTGTGAACAGAGATTTCAAAACAAGACAGGTTGACTAATTCAAAATTCTTACAATGTAGCTTTTCCATGATCTTGTCGCAAAATGTACGCTGTACAGTTAATATGAAATAGAGTCCAAAAAGAACACAAGGATAAATCCAGGAAAATGCAATAAGGGCACACACTTTTCTGTGCGACATTATTTGGTGATAGTGTAATGGCTGACAAATGGCAACAAACCGGTCATAGCCCATCACTgctaaaatattaaattcaactgatacatatgtgtgtatacaaaAGATCTGTAAAAGACAAGCAGTTAGAGACATTTCATAAGACTGAGACATTAAATAACCAAGTACTGATGGTAATAAAGATATGCTGCCATAAATTCCATTCACTGCTAAattacacataaaaaaatacatgggtTCATGTAGACTTCTCTCATTGTAAATGACTACAATAAGAACTACATTTGCTAATACCATAATGATGAACAGAAGCAGGAATCCTGTGAAGTATACATATCTATGGTCTTCCAGTTGAGTGTATGCCATCAATATGAATGATGTCACTGATCCATTCTCCATGCTGTAGTTATACAATAAACCCTGCAGGGAAAAATAACATAGATTggatgttatgttatttttgaGTTGCAGACAAATTATTTCAAGCCTAGCTCAGTGATGCTCAGCCTAATCACACAGTAGTATTGATGTAAATGATGTGATTTTATAGAAAAACAGCCAAAGATGCACTCtttgaaatgtgcatttctttgcTTTATCCTTCCAAATGGCCAACTGATCCCATATTTGTCATGGTAGTACCAAGGTAAGAGATCAGCATACTCACAAGGTTTCATGATGATCTGCGATTGTTACAAATGGCTGCTGACATCTGATACTCACCAAGTTTCATAGCTCCACAATTTACACTTTTTTTATCCCCATTCAGTTATAgggaataataatattaatattattaatcatagtaataataatgataataacaacaatatatatatatatatatatatatatatatatatatatgtatttataataaaatactTGCATTGTAAAGTTCCTGCCATCTGTAACGTATTACAAATaacatttcagcaaaaatataaataaatacatacccAGccgatatttaatttaatattggcttccttttgaaattattattgtttttctatGTTCTGTGTTCAACCCTGATTATGATGGTGTTCTGCTGCAAACAACACACTGATGGAATAGATCCTTTTTTATAAAGGACTGTACCATGTAAACACGCCTGTTGTAATCAGTCGGTGATGTCATACCTGGGCTATGTTCAGTACACTTACATCTGCAGTGACACTACAGTTAAACACAAATTCCCAAAGTTATTAACTGTAACAGCATTGAGTACGTGCGTTAATGGAGAAGCAGCAGGAGAGATGTTTGGGTAAACAGTAGGCATGTTCATTTTGGCTAAACAAACTTACTATACTTGAAAGTTCTAATGAACACATTAAACACATCTATTGTTGCATTTGTTCTTAACCTAATAACTTAATTTTGATGTCATTCTCATTCTCTGATTGTAGGCCTGCCCTTGGCAGTCAATGaaaattttctttaaaaagtcGGAAAgctgtttttgcattttcataaatCTTTTCATTGGCTGGCAGTTTCAATACCCTGTAAGCGCCACATAGCATAAGATagcataatgatgagaacaagCCATTCAACCCAGGAaaatgcttgccttttcttaccactaaagtgtacctactgcttagttagCCAAATAGTATTGAGCACCGTATCaaacctggtcttgaaaaccccagaGAAAGATCTACTGGTCACTAAATTCATATATTTGGTGTATATAATCTGCATggggaagggaggagggaggccTCCCATGTACTGTAGCTAGATATATCAGGTATGTGGTGATAGAGACATTCGCTGCTAATGACCTGAAGTTAGACAAAATAAAGATGCAACAAAAATTTCAAGATAAAAGCAACAGTGATATACAAAGTTTTTGGTACATAGTGTTGCTGTGCAGCACGCAAGAGAAAACTGAAACACACGTGTGCTGTGTTGGCAGTGGCTAACATAGGTCTTTCCATCTCCACTGAACTAAAGCCAGCTACTCCATAATGTTTCTGTATATGGCAGCGAAGTGGGAGTTTTTGCTCTTGGAGATGTCATTCGTTAAATTTGGCAGACCTGTGCTTGCTTGACTCGTATGAATGAGCTCATACCAGTATAACTGTTTTATAGCCTCCCTAGTACCGAGAACGGatacatgaaacacattaaccCTTTAATTCTACTGACGAAGCAGGAATACTAATACAGAGGTAGGAAGTGTACACAAACAGTGACGGTCCCAGTCCCGGAACCCCAGGCTTATTGGTGAGTTTGCAAAGCTCTCTGAAAAGGGCAATACTCCAACAACCATGTACACCACTTGACCTTAGGAGAGTCAGCAACCACAGAGATTCACCTGACACTCACCTAGACTCAACTGACCATGCTGGAGACTTACAAGTACGCCAACTAACTGCAGCTACTGCTCCAAGGGTCATCAAACACAGAACCCTGGGCGGTTGGCAAGTACCGCAAAGCTCTCCAATGAGAGGGGCGGTTCTCcaacatttagcatttagcatgcATTTAGTCTCGGTAAAAGCCCATATTAATAGCGAACCTACATTAATCATGACATGAAGACAATGGGCTCTACAGACGATTCAGGAGACTAATGAGTGCACAACCTAAATACACAAACTGCCCCAAGGGTATCAGACACAGAAGAGTGGGCAGTCGGCGAGTGTCGCAAATCTCTTCACTGAGAGGGGCGGATCTCCAATGACCGTGTATTTAGAATTTGTGAGAAACAGACATATGCTAAGACTGAAATGAATGCAGTGCACTTCTCGGCTCCACTGACAATGCAGGAGACTTAAGAGGAAGCAAGATGAATACACAAATAGCCACGAGGATCTCCAACATAGAACTCCAGGCTATCGGAGGTTCACAAGGCTCTTACTGGGAGGAGTGATAACTCCAAACATGCCCATTTAACCTTAGTCTAATACATAGAAACAAAcattacaaattacatttacattgtagtcatttggcagacgcttttaatccaaagcgacttacaagtgcataggttcttccaaaagtcaaagcatcacatccataactaagaaaatacacatggaatgctgttctaaacatagtcatcataagtgcaaaatttgtttttttggtgaatAGGTTTCGggcaatttgggcagcattGATGCCTGTACatggaacatgactgggacacggaagtttggtggttcaagccccagtttaACCACAATTGTTTTACTAAGAAGTTGAACCCGCTGAAGGAACCCGCTGAAGCCAAATAACACGTGAAAGTCTAAAATTTAGTTCAAGGCTTTTACTTGGCCAATAAgaaaaactcaaacaaaacataGTCTAACCAGCTAGACGGAACTAAGCAGAACAAACTAAACAGAGACATGACTCTAGAACTAACTGAAAGCTAGCCCTCAAAGCACACAGTGACACAATGCCTCCATAAATATTGAAGAACAAGcaatgaaacacaaaatggcagggTTTAAATACTCTCAGTTATTAGTCCCAGAATGAGGCTCAGGTGTGGGGCAGACTTCCTCTCTGGTGTACTCCCCAGAGTGAGCCGTGTCCTGATGCCCCCTGTCTTCCAGGAGGCTGCATGAcaacgataagatccgcacacctGTTGgacgcttgagcaaggcccttaaccacacattgctcctggggggattgtcccctgcttagtctaatcggctgtaaattgctttggataaaaacatcagctaaataacaaattaattgtAAATATCCTCCATGAAGGACTCTCAAATTGCATAACACCCAACCCCAAGGTCATTATCCCGCTTATACAATGACTtaccaacaaaaaacataattctCATATTAACATTTGTTTGATATGTGACTGTATTAACATTACATAACAAACATTTCTATAGTACGTAAATTAAGTATTCCCGGAAATATCCCAAATCATATAACACTTAGCAACAATGGGTTTTTGTAGTCCCTTGCTGTTGTCCCTTGCTCAATTGGATTAGATAAACAAGCTTTATGCTAGGACCACTGTCCCTCACGTTACCAAATTAGCATTAAGATTCAGTTTGGTTTCAGATCAAACTTGTCTCACAGCATTGTCTCCACTTGTGAGATCAGCCTGTtctttgcaaagcagggcaaatAAAACTCCAGAATCCCCCTCAGCATGCTGACAACCCTGACCTCACCACAAACtcaaacaataaaatacatattctaTCAATCGTTGATACCATTTGTCTACGTCCAAAAATCATGTTTCAATAGAAGAACAAAAAT encodes:
- the LOC133107389 gene encoding olfactory receptor 51E1-like; its protein translation is MENGSVTSFILMAYTQLEDHRYVYFTGFLLLFIIMVLANVVLIVVIYNERSLHEPMYFFMCNLAVNGIYGSISLLPSVLGYLMSQSYEMSLTACLLQIFCIHTYVSVEFNILAVMGYDRFVAICQPLHYHQIMSHRKVCALIAFSWIYPCVLFGLYFILTVQRTFCDKIMEKLHCKNFELVNLSCFEISVHSIVGLIVAVFLITLQFLLILFSYAQILKVCLFASRDSQMKAIQTCTPHLLAVINYAVGCFFEVVQSRLNMDHVPYKARIFMSLYFLVFPPLFNPVIYGISIQAIRVQIFNLFITCKNKLILLSVMK